A window of Cohnella herbarum contains these coding sequences:
- the pflB gene encoding formate C-acetyltransferase: MALRESELKQTNKDGAWRGFASGVWRERIDVKNFLDRNLTPYAGDEGFLAGPTEATTALWQQIQRLTKLERDNGGVLDIDLDTISTITSHAPGYIDKDMEQIVGLQTDAPLKRSVQPFGGIKMVVDACEAYGFQLPQEIVKLFTEVRKTHNQGVFDAYTTEMRAARKAGIITGLPDAYGRGRIIGDYRRVALYGIDRLISGKKEDLLQLEVDSMTEDVIRLREELSEQIRALQELKQMASSYGHDLSGPATNAKEAFQWLYFAYLGAIKEQNGAAMSIGRVTSFLDVYIDRDMREGTLTEEQAQELMDHFVMKLRIVKFLRTPDYNELFSGDPTWVTESIGGMALTGETRVTKSSFRILHTLYNLGPAPEPNLTVLWSVNLPESFKKYCAKVSIETSSIQYENDDLMRAQFGDDYGIACCVSAMRIGKQMQFFGARANLGKALLYAINGGVDEKSGLQVGPAYAPITGDTLVFDEVMKKYDTMLEWLAQLYMNTLNVIHFMHDKYSYERLEMALHDREILRTMACGIAGLSVVADSLSAIKYAVVKPIRNEKGIAVDFEIEGEYPQYGNNDERVDRIAVQITESFMNKLRKHNAYRNALPTMSVLTITSNVVYGKKTGSTPDGRKAGEPFAPGANPMHGRDRMGALASLASVAKIPYDSCLDGISNTFSIIPKALGKEQAVRINNMVSLLDGYAESLGHHLNVNVFDREQLMDAMEHPENYPQLTIRVSGYAVNFIKLTREQQLDVINRTFHGAV; this comes from the coding sequence ATGGCATTGAGAGAATCCGAATTAAAGCAGACGAACAAGGATGGCGCGTGGAGAGGGTTCGCTTCGGGAGTTTGGCGGGAGCGGATCGACGTAAAAAATTTCCTCGATCGCAACCTGACCCCTTATGCGGGAGACGAGGGGTTTCTCGCGGGACCTACGGAGGCGACTACGGCGCTCTGGCAACAAATTCAACGGCTAACGAAGCTGGAGAGGGACAACGGAGGCGTATTGGATATCGATCTCGATACGATATCCACGATTACTTCCCATGCTCCCGGTTACATCGATAAGGACATGGAGCAGATCGTCGGCTTGCAAACCGACGCTCCGCTCAAACGGTCGGTTCAGCCTTTCGGTGGGATCAAAATGGTCGTGGATGCTTGCGAAGCTTACGGTTTTCAATTACCTCAGGAGATCGTCAAGCTGTTCACCGAAGTTCGCAAAACCCACAATCAAGGCGTCTTCGATGCTTATACGACAGAGATGCGCGCCGCGCGCAAAGCGGGCATCATTACGGGGCTCCCCGATGCGTACGGACGAGGGCGGATTATCGGCGATTATCGCCGGGTAGCTCTCTACGGAATCGACCGTCTTATCTCCGGCAAGAAGGAAGATCTGCTGCAGCTTGAAGTGGACTCGATGACGGAGGACGTAATCCGGCTGCGCGAGGAGTTATCGGAACAGATCCGGGCGCTGCAGGAATTGAAACAAATGGCTTCCTCATACGGCCACGATTTGTCCGGTCCCGCGACGAATGCCAAAGAAGCTTTCCAGTGGCTGTACTTCGCCTATCTCGGCGCGATTAAAGAGCAGAACGGAGCGGCGATGAGCATTGGCCGGGTGACAAGCTTCCTGGACGTGTACATCGATCGCGATATGCGGGAAGGAACGCTGACGGAAGAACAAGCGCAGGAGCTCATGGACCACTTCGTCATGAAGCTGCGGATCGTGAAGTTTCTCCGTACGCCGGATTACAACGAGCTGTTCAGCGGAGATCCGACTTGGGTGACCGAGTCGATCGGCGGCATGGCGCTTACGGGAGAAACCCGCGTGACGAAGAGCTCGTTCCGTATTCTCCATACGTTATATAATCTGGGACCGGCGCCGGAACCGAACTTGACCGTGTTATGGTCGGTTAACCTTCCGGAATCGTTCAAGAAATATTGCGCGAAAGTGTCCATCGAGACGAGTTCCATCCAGTACGAGAACGATGATCTTATGCGGGCCCAATTCGGCGACGATTACGGAATCGCTTGCTGCGTATCCGCGATGCGGATCGGGAAGCAAATGCAGTTCTTCGGCGCCCGGGCCAATCTCGGCAAAGCGCTGCTGTACGCGATCAATGGCGGCGTGGACGAGAAATCGGGCCTTCAGGTCGGTCCGGCTTACGCGCCGATTACAGGAGATACGTTAGTTTTCGATGAAGTGATGAAGAAATACGATACGATGCTGGAATGGTTGGCGCAGCTGTACATGAACACGCTAAACGTGATCCACTTCATGCATGACAAATACTCCTACGAGCGGTTGGAAATGGCGCTTCACGATCGGGAGATTTTGCGGACGATGGCGTGCGGCATAGCCGGATTGTCCGTCGTCGCGGACAGCCTGAGCGCCATTAAGTACGCGGTAGTGAAGCCGATCCGCAACGAGAAAGGGATCGCCGTCGACTTCGAGATCGAAGGCGAGTATCCGCAATACGGCAACAATGACGAGCGCGTCGACCGAATTGCCGTACAGATTACCGAGTCGTTCATGAATAAGCTACGCAAACACAATGCCTATCGGAACGCGTTACCTACGATGTCGGTGCTCACGATTACTTCGAACGTCGTGTACGGCAAGAAGACGGGCAGCACTCCGGACGGAAGAAAAGCGGGAGAACCGTTCGCTCCGGGCGCTAACCCGATGCACGGACGAGATCGGATGGGGGCACTTGCTTCGTTAGCTTCCGTCGCGAAGATTCCATACGATAGCTGTCTTGACGGCATATCGAACACGTTCTCGATTATTCCGAAAGCGCTCGGCAAGGAACAAGCGGTACGGATCAACAACATGGTTTCCTTGCTGGACGGCTATGCGGAAAGCTTGGGGCATCACCTCAACGTCAACGTGTTCGACAGAGAGCAGCTTATGGACGCGATGGAGCAT